The Paenibacillus sp. FSL H7-0357 nucleotide sequence GAAATTCGGGTTTCTTTGATCAGTTGCTTATTGGTTTCATCGATGCAAACAACCGGACGCTTGGGATCATAGGGACGCTGATAGACATCCAGTACATCCTCCATTTTGGCTACAAATTCTGCACTGGCTTCTGGAATGCACCATTCCTTGACGAGCCACGGTTTAATCTCGTTTTTTTCATAAATTCGCAAACGGTGCTGTCGGTTATATATTCGACCACCTCCAGCCGAATGAGTTCATCCGCGATGGCTTTGTATCGTCCAGCGCGAACGCCCATCCGGTGGCGCGGAGCAGGCGATGGCACAAATTCTCGCTTCGATCTCACCCGTTACCTTACGATGATGGTTTTCTTGTTTCTTTCTGCCTAACTCAAATATTAAGCCCCAGGTTATGCCTGGGAGAACTGAACAGGAAGTACCGTGAGGCATGATGAAAGAAAGTCCCCGTTTGCTATACTGAGAAATGGTTTCGCCAGCCAAATTCTCAAGCAAAGGGGGACGCTACCCATGGGTGGTAGCAGTCTAGCCCACACCCGGTGGGATTGTAGTTGTCCTATCATATTCATCCCAAAATTTCGTCGAAAAGTCTTCTTCAAGGAGATCAGGAAAGAAGTTGGGGAAATTCTAAGGACGTTATGTGAGTACAAGAACGTAGAACTGGTAAAAGGGAGCATCAGTGCGGATCATGTGCATATGTACGTGAAGATACCACCGAAATTGAGCGTATCCGAATTTATGGGATATCTCAAAGGCAAAGCGCACTGATGGTGTTTGATCGCTTTCCAGGAATGAAGCAAGGGAGCGGCAGACACCTGTGGGCAAGAGGATATTTTGATCAAGCCACCCGTTGAACGGGTGGTTCTGTGACTTGGAGGGAGGAAATCCCGATGAAAGCAAAACGAAAATGGCTGGTATTGCTGGAACGCTGGTGCTGCTGGGTTTGCTGTGCTTCTGCGTGGCAGCGTATGCTGCTCCGTCCGGAGATGTGTCCGGAGCCATTGAAAGCACCTGGAACGATGCCTCGGCCCAGATCAAATCCGTCGTCAATAAAGTGGTGTTTCCGGCCATCGACCTGATCCTGGCGGTGTTTTTCTTCGTCAAGCTGGGGACGGACTATTTTGATTACCGGAAGCACGGACAGTTTGAGTGGGCGGCGCCCGCTATCCTGTTCGCCTGCCTCGTGTTTATGCTGACGGCGCCTCTGTACATTTGGGGGATTTTGGGGATGTAGCAAAAAATAGATCGAATTCTTATAGTCAAGGATTCGGTCTGTTTTAATTAGGATTTCAAATCCGTATTATGCTCATAGTCTCATATGTTTTCTTCAAGCCATGCATGAACTATCTTTACATCCTCTTTTTGCATAAAAGGATGATCACTATTTTGAGAGATTTCCAACTTGCAATCATGTGATTTCGCAAAGTCCTTAACAATTTCCAGAGATTGCATACTGTCTTTTCTGCCGTAAAGGATTGAAGTTGGAATATTCCATTTTTTAACCGGATGTTCCTTTACAAACTTATAATAATCCCAACGCAGCAAATCAACAGAGGTTACAATCTCTTTTTGTATGCGTAGTTGTTCTTCTGTCACATCAAACCAATTAAACATCTGTTTAATTAGATATTCCATGTTTAATACAGGTGATTGGAACAGACAATTGACAAAATTACTATTTGTGTAAGCATTCAAACTGAAATACGCTCCCAAACTGCACCCAAACAAAGAAACATGATCCCAATTTGAAAAGGCATAGTCTCCAATTAGAGTAAGGTCATTAATGCCATTCCAAATGTCACAACGATAACTACTGTCCTTTCGTTCCCCGTGTTCAGGCAAATCGAAACTTAGCGTTTGATATCCTTTTTTCACAGCGATTTCAGCAAAATCTCTAGCATGTTCTTTGCATGACATTTTGCCATGAACATGGACATATACCTTGTCTGATCTATCACCCCAAATAATGGATGGGATGTTGCCAATTTTTATATTTTGAATTTTCATAGATACCTCCGACTGTTGAGGCATTACCCTCCATAGATTTCTGATTGTTAAGTTGCATGATCTTTTTAATTCTCCTTTCTCGACCTTTTATTTAAAAGAAATAAGCCGCAAATATAAACAGACTAGTGCTCTATCCGGCTAGTAATTAAAGAATAGTTGGATATAAGCGTTTCAACTTGATTCTCGCGTCTTGAGTGGTGAACTGCCAGTTTACTTTCGAGCCTGCTGCGTTGCGTTGCTGTGTCCAAGTACTTACTTGTTTTTTGAAACTTTCCATATCAGGAAGTGGTTTTTCCAGGGCCTGCCGCGACATAATGCCAATTTCAATTTCCGCCATGTCCAGCCAGCTCTCATGTTTTGGCGTATGATGCCATTCAAACCGATTCGCAATACGGTGAGCTTCCTCCGGTGAAAATGCCTTATAGAGCGAGGCAGTCGAATGTGTATTGAGATTGTCGGTGATCAGGACCACTTTCTTGGCATGCGGGTATAGGACATCCGATGTATACTTGAGCACCTGGGCGAAATCTACAGCTGTCCGGGTTGTGGTGACGATGGTTTCACGTTTGCCCGCAAGCGGTTCAAAGATCTTAAAGACATCGGCAACGCCGTTACGCTCATACTCCGAATCCACTTTTTCAGGCTGACCCGACGCACAGGAAATTCGGGTTTCTTTGATCAGTTGCTTATTGGTTTCATCGATGCAAACAACCGGACGCTTGGGATCATAGGGACGCTGATAGACATCCAGTACATCCTCCATTTTGGCTACAAATTCTGCACTGGCTTCTGGAATGCACCATTCCTTGACGAGCCACGGTTTAATCTCGTTTTTTTCATAAATTCGCAAACGGTGCTGTCGGTTATATATTCGACCACCTCCAGCCGAATGAGTTCATCCGCGATGGCTTTATATCGTCCAGCGCGAACGCCCATCCGGTGGCGCGGAGCAGGCGATGGCACAAATTCTCGCTTCGATCTCACCCGTTACCTTACGATGATGGTTTTCTTGTTTCTTTCTGCCTAACTCAGCTTCCAGTCCCTCAAATACAAAGCGTTTCGCTATACGTGGTATGTGTCTCGCTGTATGCACTTTGAATGCGATTATACGTCCACTCTGTGTTTTCCGGGCGTTGGTCCAGCTTCAGCAAAATTTGCGCATGCTTGATGCGGTAGCCTTTTCCACCTTTCTGTACGAGTTTCTGCAAGTCATCGCGCTCTTCCTCTGTCAGTGTAACGATATATCGCGGCATCGGTATAACCTCCGCTTATGTTTGGATAATTATACCACCAACACGCAGAACTCTCACTACATTTTTCCGCCGGATGGAGCACTAGTATATTTATTTGATTTTCGAAAAATCAACTTTATAAGTTACTGAAAACTCTTTCCCAGCATAAAGATAAATTAATTCTGCTGGCTTACTGAAATCAATTTTGTTGATATCAAAATCTGCAATTAATAATTTTTTATAAGCTGGTGAATCAGGCCAAGAAGAGGTATGATCTGCCGATTCGTTTAATCCAACAATTTCTAGTGGCTGATAAATTTTCGAACCCTGTTTTAAAACAATGTTGAGGGAGTTTGCAAAATCAATGTCATCACCAAATGCTATAACTCTAAATGATAGCACATCAATCTGTGCAAACATCTTTGTAATATCTTTTGCATCTGCTAAAGTAAATTCTTTGTATTCATCAGCAGCAAAATAGGCCTCACTCGCAATCAAAGAATACGGAGTGACAAGTGTTGTCACTGGTTGCAAGAATTTCATTTTATCATCATAGAATAGGGAAGGATTGACTCTTAGAATACTTAAAGTATGTCTCTTTACCCCCTAATCCAATTTTTATTGCATTTTTCATCTGTTGGTCGGATAGGTTGAAAATATTCCCTTTTATTGTTTTGCTAGACAACCTTTGAGTTGTTGTAACCTCTGTCTTTTTTAGAACTAGAGGTTGGCTCAGCAAACACCACAGAAGAGCATAGTAGAGAGGTCGCCAAAAATACAGTTGCAATTTTCTTCAAGTTAAAAACACCTCATTTTATGTAATGATTCCATATTACACCAATTATAGGTATATAGTTTCGGCACAATCTAAAGATCAGTGTTGATTTTTTCAAGCAGATAAGCGATGCCGATTGCATTCGACTAAAATTCCAGCTATGTACCGTACTTGCATGCGCTCTACCTTACAATCATTCTTTTAGAAATCGGATGGTCCTCCTTCAGCTCCAACAGATCCCAAAGATTTCCGTATAAATCCTTAAAGACAGCAACTGTCCCGTACGATTGTTCTTGCGGCTCCCTTACAAATTCAATCCCCTTTGCATTCATTTCCTGATAATCTCTCCAAAAATCATCCGTGTTCAAAAACAGAAACACCCTGCCTCCAGCCTGGTTGCCGATAAACGGTTCTTGTTCAGATTTGGATGCTCTCGCGAGCAATATCGTTGTCCCGGTTGAACCAGGCGGGGAAATAACAACCCATCGTTTGTCTTGTTCAGGCTGATAGGTATCCTCAATGACTGTAAAATTCAGTTTTTCTGTATAAAATGTAATGGCTTCATCGTAGTCTTTGACGACTAAAGCGATATGTACAATGGATTGAATCATTTAATACACTCCCTTTGAATTAGATAAACGGCTCAAGCTGAACCTGCAGTCTGGACATGGCTTCTTCCTTCTCCCGGCTCGTAATATGCGTATAGACCGTCGTAGTCTGGATGGACGAATGTCCCAGCAGCTCCTGCACGGTACGCAAATCCGCCCCTTTGCGCAGCAGCATCGTGGCAAAAGAGTGCCGCAGCTTATGGCTGGAGTACGGCCGGCGGTGAACTGTCGGCACTTCCCGCTGAAAACGGCTAAAGGTATCTGCGGCTATGCCCTGTATTCCCCGTATCGATAGTCTGCGTCCTTTTTGAGAAATAAACATTGCTTCCTCTTTGCTAAGCCAAGGGGTGAGACGTTCGTTCAAGGCTTGCTGCAGAAAAGGGGCGACAGCCTCCGGCACCGGTACATTGCGCCATTTGCGTCCTTTGCCAAATACACGCAGTGTAAGCCGTTCCGCATTATAATCACTCAAATTAAGCGTATGGACTTCCCCCACCCGTAGCCCCATATAAGACATCAGTAAGAAAACGGCCAAATTTCGGCTACGGTATTTGCCTTCTACTGCAGACAAAAACCGCTGCAGATCCACTTCATCCAGATAGACCGGCTCACGGTTTTTTTCGGTTTTGGATTTTTTGATCCCGGCTGCCGGATTGGTTGTCAGCATTTCCAGCTCGATGAGTGCCTTAAACAAGCAATTTACCGAGGCATGCTTGCGGTTACGCGTCGCATCACTTACCCCGCGTTCGCGGACCGAGGTCAGATAGGACACTACCTGAAGCTTTTTAACGGATTCCAGACTTCTGCCATTCAGACTCCCAAGAAACTCCCGCACATCGGCTAGATAGGATTTCTGCGTGTACGCCGTAAATCCGGCATCTTTCATCCAGATCAGAAAAGCCTCAAGCTCTTCTTCATAGTCAGTCCCCAGTTCGTTCATGTAGGTCCTCCTCCCCATGATTTCGACAACCTATTGTACCACAGAATTTAATACACCTTTATTTGTATTTCTCCACTTAACTGCATGTTTCTCTACCGTCAGCAAAAATTCATGAAGGGCTGGCGATTTCCATTTTTTTTGATGGTAGACAGTCTGCGTTGCGACCCGCTGCGATTCATCATTCCAGTTGAGCCGGGCCAGCTTGCCGTCTGCTAGTTCGCTTCTCACCGAAATCAGCGGAAGGAAAGAAATGCCGAGGCCGGACATTACACACTGCTTGATCGCCTCGATACTCCAAAATTCCAGCTTGGGATCGGGAAACACTCCTTGGCTGTTCAAATGACGCTCAAACAAGATCCGGTAGGTACAACCTGTCTCTGTAAAGAGGATAGTTTCATTCTTAAGGTGCTGCGGCTCGACACTCTCCTGCTGTAGCAAAGGATGATCCGGCGGTGCAATGAGTGTCATCTCTTCATGAATCAATGTTTCACTGCACAAGTCTTTAAACTCCGCCTCCGGCTGCAGCAGAAAGGCCAAATCCAGCTCACCGGAGCGGACGGATTCAGCCAGCTCCCAGCAAACGCCTGGCTTCAGTGTAATTTGAACCTGCGGATATTGTCCTCGGAATTCCTTAATGATGCCCGGCAGTCGAAAAGCAGCCAGCGATTCCGGCGCACCAATCCGCAGGACTCCCGATACCTCATTCTCTGCACTCAGGGCATTCTGGGCCAGCGAATGCATCCGGTGAATTTCCTGCGCATAAGGCAGCAGACGGCGGCCGGCATCGGTCAGGATGATTTTTTTGCTGATGCGGTCAAACAAAGGCTGGCCCAGCTCTGCCTCCAGCGCTTGAATCTGCGCAGTAATACTGGACTGGGCATAGTCCAGCTTTTGAGCAGCACGGGTAAAACTGCCTACCTCAACAACGACTAGAAACGTAAATAAATGCCGCGATTCCATATGCCTATCATCAACCTTCCCCGGAGAATGTATCATCGGTTTTTCAAATGGATAACATTCAAACTTTCCGTTTTTCCTATGGATACATTATCTGATACTCTATAACTAAATACAAGGTAAAAGGAAAGCGGGATCTTATTAATGAAGGAAACTCCTACACTGCAACGAAACATCGGTATGCCGCAAGCTATCGCTCTATACATTGGAGCCGTGCTAGGTTCAGGTGTATTAATCGTACCCGGACTAGCCGCGGAAATGGCCGGTCCGGCCTCCCTGTTGGCCTGGGGATTCATGACCCTAATGATATTGCCTCTGGCTTTGTCGATGGGTCTCCTCTCCGCTAAATTCCCAAATGCCGGAGGTGTGTCCCATTTCGTCACCTTGGCCTTCGGCCCCAAGGCCGGAGCATTGGTGGGCTGGTTCTTCCTGATGTCAGTGCCCATTGGCGGACCTGTGGCTGCGCTGACGGGAGCCGGGTATATGACGGCCGCCATGGGCTGGGGGGACGGAGCCCGAATCGCTATCGCCGCCGTGATGCTGGCCATTGGCCTGATCACGAACTGGATGGGTATGCAGGTTGCAGGCAAAGTACAAATTGCCGTCGTTATCGCAATCATTACTGTGCTGGTGTTCTCGTTTGCCACCGCACTCCCCCGCATGGAAAGCACGCATTTCACGCCTTTTGTTCCCCATGGCTGGTTAAGCATCGGGCAGGCGGCAGCTATTCTCTTTTGGTGTTTCATCGGCTGGGAGGCAGTCTCCCATCTTTCAGAAGAGTTCAAGGACCCGCAGCGTGCAGCTGTTAAGGGGGTCACCATTGCCGCTATTATCGTAGGGGTGCTCTATTTCTTATCCGCGCTGGCTACAGTTGGAACCCAAAGCTACCTCCGTGGAGGCGCTGATTCCTCGCTTGTCTGGATCATCAGCCAGCCGCTTGGCGCATGGGGCGGCTTCATCGCCGGGCTTACCGGCCTGTTCATCTGCACCGCGACGATTATCGCCTACTCCAGCGCTGCATCACGGGTGGCCTTTGCCTTGTCCCGTCAGGGCTATGCTCCTAAGTGGATGGGACGCCTGTCCAGCCGGTACAAGACGCCCACTGGGGCTATTGGTTTCTTGTTGCTTTGTTTTGCTGCAGTACTGCTCCTCTACGGCAGTGGTCTGCTCTCCATCACCACACTGATCCAGTTTCCCAATGCTACTTTTATCCTGACATACATTGGAGGCTGTGCGGCCGGCATTCGGCTGCTCAAAGGCAACAGGCTTGGAATAACGATCAGCTGGATATCTTTTATTGCAACACTGGCGGTGTTTCCGTTTACCGGATGGGCAATACTGTATCCGCTGCTGATTACGATCGTCTTTATCGTCGTCACCGTTTTGGGCAATAACCGCAGGTCCGGCAGCGGTTACTCTCAGACACTGGAACATCGTTAGTCGGCGAGCTGGCCCCTTAAATAGAGCAGGCCGCACCCTCTCTGCTAGGCAAGGAGGATGCGGCATGTTTTCTTTTGAAAGAACATCTATTAGTCTTGTACTACCCGGATAGTTCTACTCGTTCCACTTGAGGGGAATCCGTAATTCAAACTGCTGCACGTTATCCAAATAACGGAAAGGATGAGCAACAATTTGGAGTTTATCACTCTTTTTAAGCGGTGGGAAGGTCAACTGGAACGTAAGCGAATCTCTGCTGATCCGGACTGGCTGTCCTCTGGAAGATTTAATTTCCCCTTCTTCATTCTCAATGGTAAGCCAGGTATCCTGACTGTCCGGTTGACTCGCTTCATACGTGACGACCGTCTGCTTCTCTTCATATTGAATATTAGTGATCGTTACCTTTCCACCGTGATTGCCATGAAGAACCAAGGGATATACGCCATTAAGCTGCTTACGCTCCTCCGTCTGTACAATGTCTTCATTATGGACCGGCTCTGTGAGTTTTAAAGTCACATATTCCGGTTTAGGATTCAGCTCTGTAAACGGGGAAAAGTTAAAATAAAAATAATCTGGCGTTGCCCCGTCACCGCCCTGATCACCGTACATTGTGCCTATATCATCCTCAAGTTTAGCGTTGAATTGGTAATAGGGATTCTGTTTTTTGACCACAACCTGTGACATTACCGGTCCGAGGGTCAATTTCTGGACGGTGTATTCTTCTTTGCCATAAGTGAAACCTATACCTTCAGGGTATATTATTTGTGTCATCTCTTTACTCTTCTTTTTGTCTAATAGGAGTGTAATATCCCAATTTCCTCTTGTAGTGCCGATGCAATCAACAGCCATCTTAAGTTTCAGCTGTTCCGGCAGGTCCTCGTTCCCAAAATTCAGCCGAGTAGTCCCGACAAACGTATGCTCACCGGTAATTGTAAAGTCTTGGGTATAAATGGATGAAGGATTTATTCCAGCAAAGCTGAGCTCGTAATATACGGCGGCTTGTTCCTGTGTGAGCTTAGGTGAGGATTCAGGAAATTCCACTTCATAATTCAGCACCAGCTGAATCCCGTCATAATAAATATTAACTACCTTAAATACAATCCCGTGATCCTCTGTCGATACATTGATTGATTCTGTCAGGTTGTGAGCGTCAATCCGACTCAGGTCGGTGGTATCTACACCTTTATCATAAAGACACTCCAGAAATGGAATGCTGCGCAGCGCCTCAGCCACTTTCGGGGATATAAATCCCGCTCCTATCACTAAACCAGAAGCTACTATTAGGGCTGCCCCGATCCCTATACTCCATTTGAGGAAAGGTGAAAAAGCCCGTTGTCCCACAGAAGCTCCTGCTATACCGGCATTATGGCGATCCCAGATATCTTCGAACTGGATGGAGGGCTTGTTCGCCTGCAGCAGCTGTGTGGCCTCCTGCTGTAAACCAGCGGACACATTTCCAGGGTCCTCATCCTCACGGGAATTATAAAATCTCATTTCAGCCCCTCCTTTAAGGTATGCAGCTCAGGCTCCAGTTCGCAGTATTGCCTCAGTTTCTCCAGCGCGGCATGCAGCCTTGATTTGCAGGTTCCCAGTGGTATGCCTAATACTGAGGCGGTTTCCGGCAGTGGAAGTGCGGCATAATAATGAAGGGTAACGACTTCACGCTGTTTCTGGGACAAGCGGCTTACCGCCGCCCACAGCAGCTGGTCACTTTCACTCTGCAGGGCAATGCTTTCAGCAGAATCATCCGCTGCATCTAACGACGGCGTTCCGGCGAATAGCTGCGACCAGGTTTTCTTACGCAGCATCGTACGTGCTATATTGACTGTTATGCGATACAGCCAAGGCCGCAGCGGCTTTGACGAGTGGTACAGATGACGCTTGGCAAAAGCACGCAAAAACGTCTCCTGAGTAATATCATCCGCCAGTGCCCGCTGTTTGGTAATCATAAGCGCAATGCCATAGACGTATGCGGAATGCTCTTCGAACATTTCCCTGGCCTGCTGTTCAGTAATCGGATAGTCTTTCAATCGTTCTTCCTCCCCGGTTAGTCAATGAATATACGCTTTATCCCTAGCAAACCGTTCGCTTTTGGGCTAAATTTTTTAGGGAGGTTAACGGGGGCTGCAACGCGTTTCGTTTCAGGAAGGTCGCATACGGTTATGGATTGAAGAGAGATAGAACCCATATTTCATTAAAGGAGACGATAAACATGCCCGAAAATAAAAAGATCGTTCTCGAACCGGCAGCGCAGAAATTTGCCGATGACAATGCAAAGCCCCCTTTCCTTCCTGACCTCGGTCCTGAAAAGGGCCGAGAAACGGTGGATACCGTTCAGTCCGGTGAAATAAAAAAACCGGAGGCCAATATCCAGGATCTCTCTGTTCCCGGCGGACCCAAAGGTGAGGTTCCGATCCGAATTGTTCGTCCGGTTAACTCTTCTGCTTCATCACTTCCTGTTATCTTATACATTCACGGGGCCGGCTGGGTATTCGGCAACAGCCATACTCATGACCGGCTCATTCGTGAACTGGCGGCCGGCGCGAATGCGGCCGTTGTTTTCCCGGAATACAGCCTGTCTCCGGAAGCCAAGTATCCTACAGCGATTGAGGAAATTTATACGGTGCTGGAATGGATCTCTAAGCATGGATCTGAACATGGTCTTGACGGGGGCCGATTGACTGTAGCCGGGGACAGTGTCGGAGGTAATATGACTGCGGCCATAACGCTGATGGCCAAAGAACGCAAAGGCCCGGCAATCAGCAAGCAGCTGCTGTTCTATCCGGTAACCGATGCTTCATTCGATACGGAATCGTATCACCAGTTCGCCGAAGGTTATTTCCTTCAGTGTGAAGGGATGAAATGGTTCTGGGATCAATATACAACAGATCCGCAGGAACGGGCTCAGATTACCGCTTCCCCGCTGCGGGCCAGCCTGGAGCAGCTCAGCGGTTTGCCGGAAGCCCTGATTATTACAGGAGAAGCCGATGTGCTGCGGGACGAAGGCGAAGCCTATGCCGCCAAACTGCGTGAAGCGGGCGTCCCGGTAACAGCGGCCCGGTTTCAAGGCATCATCCATGACTTTGTCATGCTGAATGCGCTCGCGGATACGAATGCCAACAAAGGAGCACTGCTCTTGGCAACAGCGTGGCTGCGGCAATAGTGCTTAAAGTAACAAAATATATGTAACGTGAAATCAGGCCAGCTTCGGGTGTACTCCGAAGCTGGCCTGATGCCTTAAAAACGGCTTAATTACAGTAAAGTGTGCAGCTGCTAAGCAGTTATTTTTACACCTAAAATATTTAACCGCCTTCCCGCACAAATCCGCTGAAGCTGTAGCCTGGGTTAGTTCCGATTGTTATTTACGCTGACTGTAAAATTCCGCCGCTTTGACCAGCATGTCCTTCAACGAACTGAAGGAAGTCGTATGACTGACATGCTCATTCAACTGATCCTGGGGCAAGGATTTCAAATCCTCCGCCGAAGATGCAGAGAAACCTCCGCTTTGCAGCAGCTCCTGCAGTGACTCAAAAGGTGTAAACTGTTGCAGAAACGATCCCGATAACAACTGATCCAAAGGGAGTTTCTCCATCAATTGATCCAGCGGCAGCTGATCTAGTGGCAGCTTTTGCAGCAGTTCGCCCACTCCGCCTTCTTTAACCGTATCCACCAGACCTTGTATTTTCTCACCGAATCCTCCGAAATTGAATCCCATAACGAGCCCTCCTATTAAATCTTTAGTTGCCCCTTATTACCCCAATCTGGACCGGTTGAAATATTAGTTTACATATTAATTATTATGTTAACTAATAAACAACTTCCTTATTTTAGAAACTTATTAAGCATTTATACGTCTAACTAATATGAACATTCACAAGGAGATGACTCTTTTGCCACAAGTAAAAACAATTCTCACATCACTTCTCGCTGTTTCCCTATTATCATCCGGTACCACCCTAATGTTGCAAGGAATGGCTACAGACACCGCCTATGCAGCATCCAGCGCCACTTCTGTGAAAGCCGCCAAGGACACCTCTCTCCCTTTGAAGTGGTCTGTCGCAACAGATGGCATTGGCATGTATGACAAGCTGCCCATCTTAAATGGAATCCTCTTTTATACCGCCAATAATACACTGTACGCCAAAAATATAGCTACCGGCCAAGTGAAATGGTCCTACAAAAACGGCGGGGAGCCGCAGATCCTTACGAACAGTTCCATCTTCTTTATCGATAATAACGAACAGCTCGTAAAAGTATCCGCTGACACGGGGAAGCTGCTGTGGAAGGTTAAAGTGTCAAAGCGACCGATAGAAGTCGGAGCACAGGCCCGCCTGATTAACGGAAAAGTATATTTCTCCAATGAAAGCGGCGGCGTAGCTGCCTATCATCCGGTGACAGGCAAGAAAATATGGGAGAATACGAATATCCCCATGTATGTAGGCACCATTTACGGAGAATATAAAGGCGTTCTCGTCGTCTCCAGCACCGTCGATAATACACGCACACAATTTTACGGACTAGATCTTGCTACTGGGAAGAAGTTATGGAGAACTGAGGGCTTATATAGTTATGTAGGTGTTCAGGAGGGACATTTGGTTCTGCGGAAACAAGTCAAAGAACAATACGATGCTGAAGCCACTCCCGTTCCGGGTCATCTATTGACACTGGTCCAATTGGACCC carries:
- a CDS encoding outer membrane protein assembly factor BamB family protein; its protein translation is MPQVKTILTSLLAVSLLSSGTTLMLQGMATDTAYAASSATSVKAAKDTSLPLKWSVATDGIGMYDKLPILNGILFYTANNTLYAKNIATGQVKWSYKNGGEPQILTNSSIFFIDNNEQLVKVSADTGKLLWKVKVSKRPIEVGAQARLINGKVYFSNESGGVAAYHPVTGKKIWENTNIPMYVGTIYGEYKGVLVVSSTVDNTRTQFYGLDLATGKKLWRTEGLYSYVGVQEGHLVLRKQVKEQYDAEATPVPGHLLTLVQLDPATGKISGQEDYKPLNDIDRMSNYYTSIQNSYIYTVAGNLDKDEYTLTRFTRGQSKDTATKSYESYGRWLAGPTNGMAFFQKGTQITGVNLENDRVVTFDNPASKVELLQRVGKAVFTIYENGYLSINHADTGALLGIIKTGAGYHYFGNVTIEKGIALIPTEHKLLAVALPKELQ